AGAAAacatacacattttcacacacttTCGATGCAAAGAAAGTCTCACTGTTAATCCAACAAATCAAATGAGAAGTCAAAGGTTAAAGGTCAGGCTCATGCTTTCTCCAGGGCTGACACGCACCACCTGAGTCTGTGGAGTGTTGCCCTGTATGCCTGCAGTGATGGCATAGCTTCCTGGTGACAGCACAATGTGGAAGTCCTCAGCTCCACACTGACTCTGTGCAAACAGACCATAGTCACACAGTTATGGGTGTGAGTTGCTAAAGACATccaaaataataatatttagtTACTATGTCGATATGTTTTGTGATTCTTCTCAACAACACTGATTGGGGTAAGCTTCTGATGGTTCGATCTGAAGCTTCCATGGCTTCTGATGGTTCGATGTTACACTATATTTAGTACTGGAAAATAAAACTTAGCAAAAAGGTGAATTGAGTTTACATTGATGTGAtgacttaaaggtgcagtcagcgattgcaCAGAAAGTCACATTTGTATATGTTTAAATTtgtattttttccccccataacaacgtacattacattttaaccaaggatcacacaaaacacaccaggGAGGTAGCTTAACCCTCCCTTCACTATTCCCAAAGAAATTCCACACAGGGTTTAATTTTTGTTAGGGGGACAGGCTACCCCaactttgtttccagtttttggagcctggactGCCCACAGAGACCATTTTTcttacagtgtactcacggaatgggcagctagctgGTGAGGAGATTGTAGAAAAATTGTAACTGAATTGTAAAATTGTAAAATTTCTACCCATTCAGTGTAGACAGTGGGACAGTTTTATACAAAACGCAAAATATGATAAATAATGATGGATACTCTGCGATGGCCAGCATCTTCTGTACGACCAAACCATCCATGTGGACAAGGGAAAGTGTACTACAAAACTACAGAAATGTGTCTCTTACCTTTACAGAGTCCttaacaggcacaggcacacgtTTCCTACTGGAGGTAGCTGGAGGTAGAGTTGAGGGACCGGGTAGAGCTGGTCTACCTGAATGAAAGTGACATACATGCTGCCTCTCATGGTCACTgggctctggaaccaacttgtAGAAGTTCTAAAGAGAAAACACCCATGAATCAGGATGAAGCCTTGACTTACATAACACAGTTAATCAGAAATAGCTTTGTAGCCATAACCAAGGCCAACTAACTgtctacataataataataataaaaaaaacatgttgtcaAAGTAAAATTTTGGTTGGCTTGAGGTAAAACTGAATAGAGGTAGGGGTAAAAAGTGATCAATTTTCAATGGAAGTTGCAGTTACAAaggaatattgaactgaaacTTTACTCATTTAGGCAGACAAACAAAATACCAAAGATCATTGATTTGGGCTCTGCTTCAACCTTCTTTGAAAATACTGCTCCAGGTGCCATTGTGACATCACCAGAATAATCTAACTGGAATTCTGGAATGAAAATTCCATATTTTTTTAGTATGAACTCCTGTGTTGTTTCAGACATTTATCCAAAGCCACTACCCATGTTTTCTAAAAGGATGATAACACATTTAAGTTTACCTTGCATTCGTAAGAAGTATGATCCATGAACTCTACTATTCTGTCAAAGGCATTATCCAGACTCTTATGAAGATTGTCTGGGTGGTCCATTATCTGCAAATAAGAAAAAGGGTTATTTAATTCTacaatcatgtaggctagcatcaAGCAATTGGAATGTATGGAAACTAAAAAAACGAACGAAACTaattttatttctatttttttattgatttattgTCACTTAACCTGCTCGTCTTCTGGTAGGTGTATCTCTCCAGTGGCAGTCGATTCAGCTGAAGTGCGACTGTCATATGGACTGGTGTTCGTCCAGCGCACACTCCGTTTGCGCGCCCTCTCCAACACTTCACGTCCTAGTTTGGAGGAACGGTGGAGCGATGACTCCAGCCAAGACTGGCTCGTCATGTTCTATATGGCTGTGCGGAGCCGACTAGGGCGGCAATTTTCGAAACGCTTTACATGTCAGATTCCCGACAGTTACCTGCCAAACAACTTGTAACTCCGGGATATAAGAAATTACATCATAATGGGGGCATGTTAAACATCCTAAGGCGTGTCACTGTATTACTTTGTAGCGGAAGTAGCTGGTTACAAGAATCTTACGTCCATTGCTCAGTGTCCTCAACCTCGTAAACAAGAATCCTCTAAATGGAGGGTGGTTAACTCTACCCAGATTTTGCTGAATTATCTCTGTATCACTGCCCCGTGAGACATTCAGTTAGTGGTTACATTTGTTTTTGCGTCGCGCGGCTGCTGGGCATTTGCATTTGACGTGTGCGCAACTTCTGGGTTCGCGCAGTCACTGATGGGTAATGACTTTCTCCGTAGCTCCCCCTACCTCTTCCGCTTCTTAATTTATAACAACACATGCAGAATGTAGGTATAACTTGAACATTTGGAtctacatgtttatgtttatgttcctGCCTATCTATTCTTGTCAATCTGTCAGTGAGAATAGTCTATGCAGACATGGATGGGTCAAAACAAAAATTCAGAAGAAAAGTCTTATGTTGTCTAATGTAATTTCTAGTGTAACATAAGTGTTTGGATGATCCTTCTagcgcgcgcacacaaacacacacagacacacacaaacacactcacaactctctcacactcacacactcactccttcAACTCAACTGTACTcactgtgtgtgcgcacacacacacacacacacacacacacatacacctgatTCCTCCATTATCTCTCTGTGCTCATTCGGGGTCACACTGGAGTATCACGAGTTTACGCAACCCCCTGCAAAGTACATTTCCCACGTACAATACATCCCCCCCATCACCTCCCCTTTCCACTTCTGAAGTCATCTCACTAGAATGTGCATGTCTAGTGGGCCTATGTCAGTCATGAAACATTCACAGGCCATCTAAAATAAGAGAATGGGTAGAGGACAGAGAAAGTATGagtgtgacagagtgtgtgtgtgtgtctgtctttgtgtgtgtctgtgtgttacaaagagagagagaagaacagaaaTCCACAGCTTAAAAAAACAGGcagatttgtttttgtatgaAATCAGCTGTAAGCAGAGAAGTGATTCAGATTTGGCCATTTGCCCATGCGTATGTTGGAGCAGTCATACAGACCCTGAGCAGCAGAATGCTCATTATGTATTGTCATGCTGATCCAGAAAGAGTCTGATATCTCCGCCGCCATCCTCCCAATCCCCAATCCGCTACTCAgcagtttgagagagagagagagagacagacagagagagaagtgtgcatgtgtgtgtgtgtgtatgagagacagacagagagagagagagagagagagagagagagagagagagagatccagtgTGATCAGTCAAGTGCACCACAATGTAGTGGTGTTTGATCCACGTGCCATCCACACATGCCATCTGCTGCAGTGGCAGTatcgcacagtcacacacaagtgcagccacacacacacacacacacacacacacagaaataaaacacatgtGACAgttgcacaggcacacacagttacacatagCCATATGCACACTTAAGCACATAATTATAATTTAAGCCTTTATGTCATGTGAGTTTTTTTCCCTGGTCAAACTATTAACAGTGGATATATaattcaaaaataaaaatacacaaTCATCAGTGTACACATGCATGACTCATATCCCCTCAGaaattcctccctctctcaagacagtgtgagagagatcatgacagaatgtgtgtgtgtgtgtctctctctctatctgtgtgtgtgtgtgtgtgtgtgtgtgtatgcatgactgcatgcatgcatgtgaaaGCCTATGTGAGAGtggattggggggtgggggtgggggggggttaagtGACTGGGGAGATGAGACCAGGGATTTAGGAGCACATAAAATTACATCCACACGTGCAGTTCATGTTATATAATCGGTAGTGCTACTGCTGTGTGTTTAATGCactgagccagagagagagagagataaggagtgagggatagagagagagagagattgagcagTAGAAAAGAGGAAAACAAACACTGAAGCACAGGCAGCTAGAGCTATGCAGGATCATGCCTCTCCTccttactgagtgtgtgtgtgtgtgtgtgtgttaaccttCCCATCCACACTAGCCTGGACCTGGACCACATGTAAGGGCATCGCAGGTCGTCAGTCCTCACACTGCCTCAGGAGTTTTGCCGTTTCACACTGAAGACCAGTGTCCAGCACTGCAAGGAAATGCTTAACCTGGTAATTCTCAGCTGACTTGGCCAAGAGGAGGACGTTTTGTTGTTGTCTACGGATCGGCAGCCCCTCGGGATGGGATTGCAATGGCCTCTGCtgctgtggatagtgtgtggGGCGAGTGTGGAAATCTCATCAGATTCTGGGGCGTCTGTGAGCCCCATTCTATTACAGACCACAGCAGAGCCCACTGTTGAGGAAGAACAGCCATATGCTACAGAAACAACCACCAGCAGCACTGACATAGGTGAGCAAAAACCAACTCTAAGTTTCTTGTATGGTTGCTGGTATTATGTGATTAGAGTGTCATGTAAACTTAAGCAGCCTGAATAGCctgcactgtactgtacactgcatcatttattcataaaacattttaaagtgAGCTTAAGCAATAATGACCAGGAAGTAAAACGTATTGTATTTGCTTAACAGTGTGATAGATGATAGTAATATAAAAGTGATTAATAGGTGTACTGACACTGTAAGGAAAGTTCCTAGTGATGTGGTGATATACTTATGTGATCAGCACATTCATTTCCAGCCCCGGTGTACAGCTTAGATGCACACATCTGACAAAAGTACAACTTGTATACAGTGAATATGTCTGAATTAGTCCAAATAcaaatgagtaggcctaaacaatTAGAGTAAAAAAGTATAGTAAGCAGTAATGAGGCGGCCAAGTAGATCAGCAGACCTGCAGACCAGTTAAGGCTTTTGTCAGGCTTGGTCTGATAATTTGTGGCCTGCAAAGTCTTTTTAGTGTTTGGCTGGAAATCCAGTATAATGGAAATGGGTCATGAGGTGTGTTGAACTCCACATCCTAAAAATACACTGCAATGACACATACTAGAAAGAAGATGAGAACAAAAAATTCACATCAACAAATTGATACTTTTTATCTTCGGATAGACTCTAAGTCTCTCACCGTCTAAACTCTAAACCCTTTGTCGGTGAATAACACACACCTTTTGCTTTGTTGTGGCTAAGTACTTATAATATCACATTCCCAGTAATCCGACAGTAATTGTGACACGCGTGCCGCACAACAAGCCAGCTCCACCCTCCACTCCCTATGGACCCTTTCCCAAATGCAGTGCTCCTTAGCCTGTGGGTGAGAGTGGTCAGGCTGGGTGGCAGTCTATCTCCTGCCCCGGACCCACGTGGCTAGGCAAGTGCTGGCAGTGCAGCTCAAGCCCTTTATAGGACTTTTTTTGTGGGATAAATAAATGATAGGGCTGctaatctttatttaatcaggCCGCTATTCTAAGAGACTTGAGAGATTTTTCTTCTCTGCAGCCATCACAGTTAAGGGACGGAGGGGACGGTATAGAATATGAGAAGCAGCAGGATCTTGCCTTTTGTTTTGAGCTGGAAAAATATTTCTGTAGACAGGGTTTATTATTAAACCATGATCCAAAAAAGCCTAGTTTCAGTAGTTATAGTAGGCGGAGTAGATGTTttgcaggcgcacacacacacacatgcctgcagaaatacacacgtgtgtgtgtgctggaattTGCCGTCAGATGGCTTTTATCCTTATCGACTGATGACCAGAGTAGCTCTAGTCTTAACACTTGAGTGATATGTGGAAATATCATGGGAAAAAGCACTTCGAGAGAAGATCTCTAGTTTTCACGTGCAGCCTCAGATAGCACTAGGTGATTGTGAGTTTAAAACCGTTTCCATTTATTCATCACAAAATATTAATTTTTTATGTTCACATGGTGACTGCTCACTACATATTTGGTCAATCATACATTCATTTTATCACTCAGATCTAAATGTCATATTGCCACCATAGTTTTTATGTGCTTTGGCAAACAAGCTTCACATTCCATTCTTCACCATTCAAAATATAGACTGATGTCCAATAGAAACTGTATTGTCATATTGCCTATGTAAAGTACCCTTTTTACACCCAATAATGTAACACAACTGTACAGAACTCGAACTTCCCACCCTGAGCATGACGTCAAAACAAgatggccgccgtgtgaatatGGTGAATAATGTAACTAATTGCAAAGTAATTTGCAGACGTGAGCTGCGTGTCTCTGCTGCCGCCACGGCGGGGTTCCTACTACGTGGAGCACGGCACAGGGGTCTCCCTGAACTCCGTGCTGGTGTTCTGGTGCAGGGAGGGCTATCAGCtcgtagggagagagagggtatcCTGCCTTCTCCAGAACGGCGCTGCCAAATGGAGCCACCCTCGTCCAGAGTGTgaaggtgagaaagagagagagaaagggatttCCCCTGGTCTTTCtagctgtgtgtttgagtatccAACCTTGTGTGTCTActttgtatggtgtgtgtgtgtgtgtgtgtgtgtgtgtgtgtgtgtgtgtgtgcatgtcttctTAGTCACAGTTTGCCTtaatctctcttctcttaaAGTCTATATTTGACTATGTCTAACCATCTGTCGACTTAGCTATCTGTGCATCTTGTTTTCTCTATTCTACGACTGTTCCCTGTTGCGTTTTTTCAGTCTCATTGGGCCAGGCGTGACTTGGGTTAATATAAGTAGTAGATGTTTAATTAAAATAGCACATTGAAAAAGAACACTAGACTTTTCTTCTATGATCCACCTCTGATCTCCTCATTGTAACATTCTCCTTCCTTGAACATAGTCTCATATGTCAGGATACATTTTCAATAGTTTGGATATTTCAAATACCAATAGGCTGTACTCATTTAACCATATTTAACCCACATTCCCCATAGTTGTTTCCAGTGTACATGTAGATAGACACAGCCATATTAATACAGTAGATCTTTCTTGGCAATAGCTGTGCCTGTTCCATCTTCATCCTCAGCCACGGTCACGTCACCTCTTTAACtccaactttttgagcaatgttgctgggcaaccacataacagTGTCATGTTTTCTGATAGGATGATCATGACAATTTGCCTattgatgattaaagttctttGATATCAATGGGAATGTGCCAGAACTCCAATCCTCAGGAACATTAGCCTGCAACACTGCTGAAGAAGTAGCCTAGTGTGCCATCATCAACCTATGACCTCCTGTCTGTTTAGTTAGTCCCTCCCTCATCCCCTCTCTGATGCTCCGATGACTTAAATGATCATGCTCACAACAGCATTGTCCCCATCAGGACTGCCCAAACCGGACAGCCATGGCCTCCTCATGGCCATAGTGGTCTCGGCGGTCAGTGGTGTGGTCATCATTGCTTTGACGGTGGCCTTTGTGGTGTGCTGCATGCGGAATGAGCAGCAGGTGAAAAAGAAGAAGACTCAACGCACTGGGAGGACCAGGTACGGAATAAGGAATTGGACATTTGTTCCAAGGCAGGGTTGGAGGACTAATGGTAATAACTAATATGTATATAAATAATGGTATAAtcctggggcagccgtggcctactggttagcgcttcagacttgtaacccgagggttgccggttcgagccccgaccggtaggccacagctgaagtgcccttgagcaaggcacctaacccctcactgctccccgagtgccgctgttgtttcgggcagctcactgcgccgggattagtgtgtgcttcacctcactgtgtgttcactgtgtgcagtgtgtttcactaattcacggattgggataaatgcagagaccaaatttccctcacgggatcaaaagagaatatatacttatacttatactaaataTACCATTCCCCTTGCTCAGCAGCCTTATGTAAACATTTACCGTTTAGagttaaatacaaaataaaagggATAGAAATGTTTTCAGAAACGTTACCAAAATATGCTCATATGCAAATTCAAAGCATTAGACTACAGTATGCAAAAACCATGAATGAAAAACCATGATCAGTATTATACTACAGTATGCATGCTGTACCCCAGCAGTGATGAGTGATCTCCGCACTCCTTTCTGTAGGGATCGGCAGAAACGGAGGACAACATCACGGAGGAGTGCAGCTTGGTTGGAGAGAGAACCTGGGGACTGGGAGGTGTTCCCTCCACCCAAGATCTATAACCTGTCCCAGCAGCTGGAGCCCCACACAGCCACCGTCAGCCCTACCTATAGAGCGCCCACCCGCGGATATGAGAACAGGGGCTACAACAGGTGGGTGTGAGGTCACGTCAGGTGTAGCACTTCTTTAGGTTGTGGAGGAAAAAAACCCACATAGTACACAGAGTACTTCAATGAAATGACATGTGTAAGACCAGGCTGCTACAGAAAGATATACAGATAGAGATGGATCATGGCCCATCCACTGCATTTACTTCAGTTATAGTTATAGCAAAACAAAGATGACAAGCATTCACAGTCTTGTCATGGCAAGACagattgattaaaaaaaaacacaaatagtgTGGCATAAAAGTAACACTTTAACTTTATCCTATTATGTCCTTTTTAATAACAGTATATTGTTTTTAGATTACATTGAAGCAAAAATGCTCAAAGCCAGCACCTCTCCCCCACGTCCTGTCTTCTCTATCCCATAATGAACACTAACATCTGTTGGCCTCCTCCTGCCCCTTTGTCATCCTTGTCATCTCAGGAGTCAGGACAGCCTGATGAGGAGCCCCCCGGCAGGGCTGTACCACTCTGAGATGCAGCTCCACCCCCACCTGGTGCTCCAGAGGAACACACCTGGCAGCACCGTCTACCTGCACATCTCCGCACCTCCGACCCTCAAGGCCCAGCAGCGCCCTCCTGTCTGAACTCTCTCCaggtgtctttgtttgtttcttctAGATCCTTCTGTGGGGGGCaaacaagccccccccccccccccttacacatTGGAACTGTCCATACTGTGTACCAAGTTCACTGTTCACTGATCCCTGGTGAAGGCCACCATGTAGCCAGGACTGCAGAAAATGAGCACTTTGTTTTTTAAGGAGTTTCTCTGCCAAGCACTTTGACGTTGGGCTGTCCTGTGTAGGGAGCAGCTGCTgttcctgcctgcctgcctggcacTCTGTCCTGTGTAGGGAGCAGCTGCTGTTCCTGCCTGCCTGGCACTCTGTCCTGTGTAGGGAGCAGCTGCTGTTCCTGCCTGCCTGGCACTCTGTCCTGTGTAGGGAGCAGCTGCTGTTCCTGCCTGCCTGGCACTCTGTCCTGTGTAGGGAGCAGTTGCTgttcctgcctgcctgcctgcctgacacTCTTCCACAGTCCCTTCCCTGTGTATTTTTCATCATTGGGTTGCTTTCAGCCGCGTTTGTGTCAACTTAAACGGTGGTGCACTGAACACTCTGTTGTGTTGTGGTACTAGGAAGGCCATGTTTTGCTTCCTTTTTGAAGAATTTTTGGAGCGATTAAATCTTTGTAAATATTTGTTTGGAGTGTGATTAAATCTGTGTAAATATTTGTTTGGAGCGTGATTAAATCTGCAAATATTTGTTTTCATTCCTATTTGTTAATGGATCCATTGTTCACATATACTTATCAATATATCATGGGTTTATATATTTTACTGCTGAAAGGATATCACCTCTGAAGCACCCCCGAACTAGAGAAAAATGTACTTGAAACCATGTTGTACATTGTTGTGCACGGTTTTAAAAAACATATGATTCAATGCAGAAATCATAGCAAAAACAATGTTTTGAGATTTAACATTCTAGATTCACTTGGACTGAAACCAAGGAACAAATCAAGTCAGAATAGACTTACATTCTAATTTCCAGTTGTCAGTCAAGTTGGGACTGGCACCTTCCCGAAGAAAATGCTACCTGGAACTCTTTCCTATGGTTGTGTTTCCCTTGTATTCAAAGACcaaaacattatttaattgctTATTCTACATACAAATTATATTTCTGTTGCTATAGCCTTTTGTCACAATGGTCCTTGTAGATTGCACgtgtacatattatatacaagAGAATTTAAATTAAAAACGTTTACATAATGAAATTCATAAGTTTGCCATATTCTTGTTTtctcactttttatttatttacttttttaagaTATTAGATATTCAGAATTGATGTCAGTAATATTAAAAAGTATTACCTGAGTTGGGAATTTCTGGGAAAGCCTTTCATTGGTTTGGATCTGTGACGGAGTATCGTCACTACAGTTGAGTATgcgctctgactgccataccaacGGGCCTGGCTCTTTGGCGTTGCGGTCAAGCTGCAGGTTTAGTGCCCCGGAGACCTGGGTTCAAGAGGGGGTGGGGTCACTGATCTCTCCCTTCGCTACAGGATCTTATGTTGGACGCTCAATCAGTGTGTCTTGGCAAGGATATCAAAGCCTCACAACCACACCACAGGTGTATCTCAGGGTGAGCAGACCCTATCTTACACACTATGCCACACAGCTTTTTGTGCAGGCCATGGTTATATCCTAACTGGACTATAGCACAACACTGTTAGCTGGCCTGCAGATGATTCAGATTGCAGATGATATCCTCTGGCCTACTACAGGACACCTAACCcaaggtgtgggtttttgaacattctaacgtAAGATTCCGTTctgcaacaattcaaggttctaaatGTTGAATTCAGAACCCACAAAATGTTGAACCCAGaaattctttagaatgttcattttccaacattcccgtcacaccggtgttgTTAGCTGGTCTACCTGCAGATGATTCAGATTGCAGATGATATCCTCTGGCCTACTAGGACACTTAATTGATcagcacatttttattttagttcTATGATCCACCTTTATACCTCCTCCCGCCCACAGCGACCCTCTAATGAGCTTCTGCTGTGTCTGCCTTCCATCAACATCAAGAGGTCAGTCGAGACTTTTTCCACCTGActccttgttggtggaatgattTACCTAATGCTATTTGGTCTAGTTTTGGGATTTTTAAAAGTGTTAAAAGACTCATCGGTTTACCTTGTCTAACTCATTAATTCTCTGCTGTGTCACATTTAGTGTATGTTTATGGTTACTGTCATTATTACAATTTACTATTGTTATAATTCTGTTCAAATGAATTAGTCTATTACTAATATTTTTCATGTAGTCTATATGACtaaactgttcatttttaattaGAATGTTTATTGTTGTacgtcactttggacaaaagcatctgagaacCATAATCATAACCATAATTTATGATAATATCCCATTCTATGCTTTATTACAGCATACAATATTTTGTTTGTTCACAGTCAACAAGCAGCTCTAACCTCAGCTGTGGTCTATGGTCCCATTATGCTTCAGAACTTTCAACAGCATACGCTCAGTGGTCCGTTCTTATACATTGTTTCTGTTGTCTATTtccattttgtttatgtaaggGTCACAGAGTgaagtgtgcaggtgtgtgtgtgtgtgtgtgcgtgtgtgtgtgtgtgtaagagagatttAGGAAGGATGAAACTGGAGAGAATGCAAATCAAATGCCAGCTGAGTTTGATGTTTATGTTCAGAGATAAACATTATAGGAGTCTAAACATTATAGAGTCTAAAATATAGGACTAAATTATTGTCAGGGAAACAGTAATGTGATAAAAAGGGATGAtgaatttgc
This DNA window, taken from Alosa sapidissima isolate fAloSap1 chromosome 11, fAloSap1.pri, whole genome shotgun sequence, encodes the following:
- the akip1 gene encoding A-kinase-interacting protein 1, translated to MTSQSWLESSLHRSSKLGREVLERARKRSVRWTNTSPYDSRTSAESTATGEIHLPEDEQIMDHPDNLHKSLDNAFDRIVEFMDHTSYECKNFYKLVPEPSDHERQHVCHFHSGRPALPGPSTLPPATSSRKRVPVPVKDSVKSQCGAEDFHIVLSPGSYAITAGIQGNTPQTQVVRVSPGESMSLTFNL
- the si:ch211-242e8.1 gene encoding uncharacterized protein si:ch211-242e8.1; translation: MGLQWPLLLWIVCGASVEISSDSGASVSPILLQTTAEPTVEEEQPYATETTTSSTDIDVSCVSLLPPRRGSYYVEHGTGVSLNSVLVFWCREGYQLVGRERVSCLLQNGAAKWSHPRPECEGLPKPDSHGLLMAIVVSAVSGVVIIALTVAFVVCCMRNEQQVKKKKTQRTGRTRDRQKRRTTSRRSAAWLEREPGDWEVFPPPKIYNLSQQLEPHTATVSPTYRAPTRGYENRGYNRSQDSLMRSPPAGLYHSEMQLHPHLVLQRNTPGSTVYLHISAPPTLKAQQRPPV